The genomic window TGTCCCACCTCATCCCCCCCCATTTTGTTGCTCCATCCCCCAGCCTCTGCTGaaagccccggccccgctcctgcACGCGGCGTCCCTGGGGCAGAAGCAGGGCATCCTCGGTGCCCAGCCGCAGCTGCTCTTCCAGCCCCACCACGCCCCGCCGCTCTGCCCGCAGAAACGTGAGTGCTCCCCGGGTGCCGCGGGTTGTCCTGGTGATGCTCCGGGTGTCACAGGTGCTACGGGCTTTGGGGATTGTCCTGGGGATGCCCCGGGCATCTCAAATTGTCCTGGTGATGTCTCGGGTGTCACGGATGCCCCGAGCACCGTGGATTGTCCTGGTGATGCTCCATGTGTCACGGGTGCCCTGGGCATCACAGGTTGTCCTGGTGATGCCCTGGGTATCACGGGTGCCCCAGGCATTGGGGATTGTCCTGGTGATGCTCCAGGTGTCACGGATGTCCCCGAGCATCACGGGTTGCCCTGgtgcctcctgcctcccctcgAAGCCCCACCTGGGCTGCCCAGCAAGGGGATGCTGCAGACCTTTGGGTTTTCCGGGGGCAGAACCTCTCTGCCACCTCTTattattcctgttttttcccccccagcaGTGAACTTCTTCCCGTCGCCCCCGTCCATTCCCCTGAGCCACCTGGGGAGGCAGCCGGGGCGAGGAGCGAAGGGCAGGAGCGACGCGGGCAGACGGTAAGGGCGCAGCGCTGTCCTGTGGGTTTGGTTCCCATAAAACCCatcacagctccatgctgctcctggtggttttttttcccccattccccctctCACGGCCTCAGGGACGACTCGGACTCCAagaagaggaagcagaaaggCGCCGAGCCCTGGGCGGTGAAGAAGCCGCGCCACGACGTGCCGCAGTACCGCGTCCACCTGGCGCCCTACGCCCCGGACAGGTGAGTGCAGGCGCTCAGGACCCTTCCCACACCCCACAGCACCACtgacccctgcccccagcccctcctgcgaTGCCATGGAGGTCCTGCGGCGCTACTGCAGCATCCCGCTGCCCGGAGGCTTCTACGACATCCGCCTGCGCTGGCTGGACGCCTTCCCTCTCGAGCAGCCCCTGAGCCTCCGGCACCGCAGCCGCATCCTGGTGGCTGACCCCGACGAGGTGCCGGAGCCCCaggggggtgctgagcaggaCCCCACTCCCCACGACGCCGATCCTGCCTTCAGTGCCAAGGTGAGGTGACGGTACCCAAAAGACCAGAGGCGCTGCGGGTCTCGGTGCGCAGCTCGGCACTCGAGGTGGTGATGGCCCCGATGTCCCCCGGGGTGTCTGCTGTGCCcgcaggtgctgctgctgtcctcccCGGGCCTGGAGGAGTTTTACCGTACCTGTCTGCTGTGCGTCGACGAGGCCAGTGAGCAAAGGGAGGCTCCCGAGCACCCGACAAAGCAGATCAAGGTGTGCGCCCAGAGAGCACGCGGTGCGGGCTGGGCCGGGCTGAATTCCCCCTGCTTTTGGGGAAAGCCCTCGGGAGAGGGAGGTTTGGTGGTGCGCTGTCCTCTAAAATTATTCCTGCTGCGGTGGCATCTGCAAAAAATCTGGGGGCTCCGCAAAATCCTGGGGACGGGGGCTTTGGGGATGAAGGGGGGCAGTCACGATGCAGCCCGTGCTCAGCGCCTGCCTCTCCCTAGTtcctgctggggaggaaggaggacgAAGCCGTGCTCATCGGGGGGGAATGGTCCCCGTTGCTGGACGGCCCCGACCCCGAGGCCGACCCCGTGGTGCTGGTCCGCACGGCCGTGCGCTGCACCAGGGCGCAGGCGGGGCTGGACCTGAGCGGCTGCACCAAGTGGTGAGTGGCAGTGGGGAAGCGCAGCGTGGGGTTAAATCTTCCCCTCCTGGGAGCTCTTGTGGCTCTGGGATCCGGTGGGTGGTGCAAGAAACCCGCAATTACCCGCTGGTACTGTGGGAAACGGGgccctcctgcccagccccgtgGCGGGAGCGCACCGGGTGCATCCCCGCAGGTGCGCAAACACCGTGCGGCGAGTGCCTGCTGGCAGCTTCGATGTTTTTTTGGGGAGCATcaccaggagcagggggctTACCCTGCCTCCTGtccccaccccaggaccccaggGCACCCAGCGCTGTAtggggggcgaggggcagcACTTGGCTTTTTCCTgggctgtcccagtgcccgTGCAAAAAAGCGTGGCCCTCGCCCGGCTGTGTCGCTGCACTGCagatatattttctatattttttttatgtatatatatatatagcattcCCGCTCTGCGTAACCGTGGcaactgattttattttgcttaaaccTGGCCCGGCATGTGATGTGGTGGGGAAGGAACAGCTGAGGGGAGATGGAGAGCTCGGTGCCGGGGGGAGGCTTGGCGCGGTCCCAGCCACGCTCGTAAGCGCTCTGGCTTCGAGCCGTGGCGCGGGCTGGGCTGCGAGCGCCACGAGGTTTGGCCTCGCTCTGTGTCCCCCCACATGGGGACGGTGGGTGGCCTTTGTGTGACCAGTCGGGGTCTGCACCACCTCTCGAGGCCCGTCCCTGCCGGTAGAGGGGAAGGTTTTGTCGGGCAGCCCGCGCTGGCCCTGATGGTGCCGCGCCGTGCCGCAGGGTGCGCTTTGCCGAGTTCAGGTACCTGCGGGAGGGCGATGCGTCCCGccgggaggtggtggtggtctTCCTGCCGGACGTCTGGGGCTGCATGCCGTCCCTGGAGGAGTGGGAAGCCTCCGGCCAGctcagggaggagaaggggaccTCGCTGCCTCCATCGCCGGAGGACACCGCAATGGTGAGGCTGTGCCACGGGTcgggctgccagggctgcagctcgGTTCAGGTGTCCCAAAAGGTGGCTTTTTTCTGCGGGTGGCCACATTTTGGAGAAGGCAAGAGGCCTGCCCAGCTGGCAGCCTCTTCACTTCCACCTAAGCAGGGCCTTTTTTAGCAGACGGAGGCCCCCGAGCAGCACACGGACCCCACCGACCCCTCGCTGGAGCCCGAagcccccactgcccccaggGACCTGGCCCTCATCGCCCGTCCCCCCTCGGctgggcagcaggggcaggcCGCCTGCTCCAACATCTCCCTCTACACCCTGCTGGAGTACAGGAGGCGGCGGGAGAAGCTCTCCTTTGAGGTAGGCTCCGCGGGGCGTGGGTGCGTGGGGGGCTGCGCACGCAGGTCCCCCCCTCGTGCCTCTGTCCCTTCCCGAGGTGGCCGTGGTGGCCGAGCTCTtccaggagatgctgcagcgGGATTTCGGCTACAAGCTCTACAAGGCGCTGCTGGCCCTGCCCGAgaaggaggagctgctggagaacAAGAACCCGGAGGCAGAAAGGGAGCCCAAAACGGCGAGGGAGGTGGCTCCGGGAGCTGCCAGGGctgaggaggaggctgagcagGTGGGATCCCGCTGACCCCTTGCGGCACCGAGCCTTGcccccatctcctgcccccGTCTCACCATCCCTTGTCCCAtctccccatctcctgcccctgctcagCCCCCTCCAAAAGAGGAAGCTGAGGAGCCCATGGGCAACGAGGTGGCCGCGGCAGGCGGGGAGCAGGAGAGGTCTAAAagcgagggcagagcagagccggATGAGCTGTGCGCGCTGAGCCTGGaaggcagcctgctgctgctccgggaggaggaagaggaggagttGGGTACGTAGCTGGCACGGAGCAGGGGCTCAGCCCttccccggggggctgcaggtccGGGGgtgctccctcctgcccttccccaggtGCCAAGCTGGAAGAGGCCGAGGTGCGCTCCGACGCCTCCAACCGCTCGGAGCCGGAGCTCTCCTTGCTCCAGGACGTGGTgagcaccccccggcccccctccagccccaccgaGGGCTCGGAGCACGGAGGGGAGGCTCGGTGCGTGtggggggagccggggaggAGCGTGAGTCACTGCCTCCGTCCCACTCACCCCGCGCTCCGTCTGCGCCGCGGCGGCACGGCGAGCTCAGCCTCTTCCATCCCTCCCCTCCATTTCGGCAGCCCAAGGAGCTGCACCCGGGCACTGCCCTGCCCCTGGACGCCCTCCTGGCCTTCGTCTACTTCGACTTGAATTTCTGCGGCTACCTCCACCGCAGGGACCTGGAGAAGATCCTCCTGACGCTGGGGCTGCGCCTCTGCAAGGAGCAGGTGAGCGCCGGGGGCTCGGACCCGGCTCCAGCtcgggttttttttttttttcctgggccCTGACCTGGGTGCGCTGTGTTGCGGCGGCAGGCGAAGCGCCTGGTGAACCGGGTGGTGACCCAGTCCCTGTGCCACTACCGAAACCTTCGCTACAGCCGCCACGAGGACCCGGAGCCGCCCGGCCCTGACTCCGTAGGCGAGGGGGAGCCCCCAGGTAGGTGCTGGGATGgatggagcagggagggaacCCCTCGAGGCGCAGCGATCCCCGCGGGGAGCCTGCCTTGTGTTGTCCTTCTTCCAGGGAaccttcctctgctgcctcctgccccgccaGAGGTGCCCCCGTGCCCCAAATTGGGCCTGGTGTCCCAGGGGGGCACGGTGCTCAACGTGGggaagctgctggagaaggCGCAGCAGGCGGAGAGCAGCCGGCTCTACCTGGAGGGCAAAATCCACGCGCTGGAGGCCAAGCTGGGTGGGTGAGAGCCGCTTTGCCGTGGGGGACCCAGCTCCCCGTGCCTCATCCTGCCCGGTGCTGACGGGTGCTGTGTGTCCCCCAGAGGAGAGCCAGCTGCGGGTGGCAGCCACCGAGGCCAGCAACCGGGCGCTGGTGACGAAGCTGCAGGACCTTCAGCGGCGCCTGGACGAGGCAGAGGAGAGGGCgagggaggctgggaggcagaaaCTGCgcctggggaggctgctgcaggagagcagaaagCGCCTGgcccccctgcagctggagctccAGGCCATCATCGAGAAGGTGCGGAGTGCTTCCCCCCTCATCCCCGAGCAGCAGCATCCTCAGACCATGCTCATTGCCCTTTTCTTGCAGACCAGCACCTGCTTAGAAGAGGAACCGGCCTCCTCCAGCTGACCTCGCTGCCAAAATGTGTCCCCCGCGGGCGAAGGCTGTGCCCCCATGGCCGTGGGCAGGGTCCCCCTGAGCCTTTCCTGCAGAGGCCGGGGCTGGCAGTGCCCTGGGCACCTGGAGCCTGGGCAGCCCTAGCAAGGGGCAGGGTTTGTGCTGAGAAATCAGCCTCGTGTAAGGGAAACCTCGGCCGTAGGGAGCCTTGCAGCCCAGTGTGGGTGCAGGGGAGGCAGGACAGCTCCACGCGCCATAGCTGACCTCgtgagcagggacagagagagtcctatttttatttttaataggacAGAGGGCCCCCAACCAGACCCACCAGGGCTGCCCCTCGCTGTGTGGTAGCCCCCAGCCTTAGGCGTCAGCCTGGCGCTTCGTGCAGGCCCTCTAACAGCTTTCCCAAacccggcagcccccggggaaGCTCCCATCCCCGTAGGATTTagggctggggctctgcagccctggcttggcccggggctgtgccccaggagctgtgtCCGGAGGGATGCAGGGGGCAGCTGCCAGGGCTCATGCCGCctctcctccctgtccctgAGCTTGAAGACGGGTAGTAGGGCAAAGAGGAAGCCCCCAGCTCAGGATTTAATTCAGTTTTAGACTGTAAAAAGCGGCAGCACCTCGTGTTTAACTGGAGATCTTTCTTCTCAGAGTCCCTTTGGGTAGCAGGCCGTGGCTATTCCATccccttctctcttttcccacCCTCTCCGGCTCTCTGCGGGCCCTCTCTACCTCTTTTCCACCCCAAACCCTCAATAAATACTGTCGGCAGCTCGGTgtccccctcctgtccccagcagtgctgcctggtggCAGCAGAGGGCGGCAGCAGCCCGGCGCAGCGGCACCGCGggctgctttggggaaaaaaacttttGGGAAGCATCCCTCTGCTGCAAAGCAcccctctgcctctgctccgGGAACCTCTgtgccccctgctccctgcccctttTCCCTGGATTTGTTGTTTTTCGccctcatttcatttttttcccgtTTTCAGCCCCATGGTTTTGCTCTCCCAGCCTGGCACGGGGCCACCCGGCGCCTGGGCGAGCGATGCTCCAAGCTGCAGGGGCGGCCCCACGGAAATCAGCAGCCCCGGCACGGTGACTTTCAGCTCTTGGATTTAATCTGTCCCGTTCCTAATCTCTTTCCCCTTCAACAGTGTTTGGTCGGGTGAGGGCTCCCCCGAGGCACTTCGCACCCTTCCTGCTGGGAACGGGTTGCATTCAGGGGGGAACCCCTCACCCTCCGGGCAGGAGGCGCAGTCCTCGAACGACCAGCTCCCCAaaactgcatcccatgggacGCTGAATGCTTCTGCCCTCCCTGTGGGGGTCCCGGGCTCCTTCTAAGGCACCAAACGAACACCCTACGGGCAAGGAGCCTGGGCTGGATCCTGGCACGGGGAGCCAGCAGGGAGCTCTGCACGGGTGCTGGGTGAGGGCAGGAGGGCGCAGCCCCCTCCTTTTCTCGGCTGAGCTGCCCCACAACCACCTATTTAACGAGAAGCCAGGCTCCCAAAAGTCAGGAGGGCAGAAACAGGACGGGGATGCCCGTGGCCGCCCATCCCGCAGCCTCACAGCACTGGGGGGGGCCCGGCActgtgccccctccctgccccaggaggCCCCGTGGCAcgagggcagagctgctggggcgGAAAATGGCACAGCCGGAGCTTCAAACCCTGCACCACCCATCTGTGCGTCCCCGgagaaggcagggagggggctcagGAGTTGGGGGGCTCCATCCCCAGCCTCGTtagcggtgcccccccccgtctTCCCCAGCCCTCAGTCGTCGGCCACGATGGAGAGCGCCCGCAGCTCGCTCAGCTTGGCTTCGTTCTCCCGCTCCCGCTGCTCGTCGCTCAGGCCGGGCTGGTCGATCTGCGCCGTCAGGTCCCCGAAGATCTTGTGCATCTCCGTGTAGTAGACGACctgggggggagaaaaaagggggggcaagtgagcagagctgggggtcCCCCCCCTACGTTACCAGGGGTCCCCCCACCCTTACCCCGCCAGGCTTCCGAGGGGTGCAGCGCTGCCCGAGAGCGCCTGTCGGTTTTGTGTTTCTGGTTCCAAAATAGCTGCCTCCCCTGGGGCgacgccacccccccccccttggatTATTCCAGCTCACCGCGTTTTAATAACGCGCTGCCCTTCGCCGCTCGCGCCCAGCTGGGATGTCCCTGCCCTGGCACTGGTGGCACCGGAGCTGGTGGCACCGGAGCTGGGCATGGCCAGCCCCGCAACAGGTCCCTGCGACGCACGCAGGGGGACCGTGGGCATCTGATACCCCGCaagaggctggggggggtcttAATAACGTGCTAATTAGCTCCGCCAATTAACCCCGGCACCGAGCTGCGCTTCCCGCAGCCAGCGGGTCGGTGCAGGCAGATGGCACCAGGCCtgggtggcagggagggagccaGAGTTGGGCCCTgcgggaggaagaggaggtgctcggctgcctgggggggggagaattGGGGTGTGGGTTTGGGGTTGTGCCACGCATCGCCCCCGCTCGCCCCTGGGGAAATCCAGCTCCCCCACCCCCGGGGAAATGCAGCCCCATCCAcgccgtgcccccccagccccattccccCAAGCGCAGGGCTGGAGCTGTAAGaagccccccgcccgccccgtgccgttcccaaatccccaccccaaggggggggggtctgggggcgcTCCCGCTGCTCCTGGCCCCATTTCGCAGAGGGGCACAGGCGAGGCTGGCGGCGGGGGCACGCAGCACGGTGCCGGTGCGGGTACCCGCGGTCTCCATGGAGACTGCCTCCCCATCTCTCGCTCCGAGCGATGCTGATTTTGGGCAGGaccggggcagctgctggggggggcctgGACCCCTTTTGTTGCtcaattcccccccccctttcccctggCTCCACCGCTGGTGGGGTGCGGCGGGGgctgccgcggggccggggtggTGATTCAGCAGCAGGGCTCATTTTCACGGTGACTAACGCAGCCCGCGGCGGTGGCACGGCTGCCAGCGAGGGGCTGCAGCGCTCCCggcacagccccgctccccccgtggccccccaccccaccctgcgccccccccaaaacctccaggGCACCCCGCATCTCCGTGGCACCCACCTGGGGGCACCGCGCACGATGCCACGGGGCCGAATAAAGCTCGGTGCCCTCCAAGTGCCCTCCGGAGTCAGGGCAAATATTTTGGGTGCtgttttcccccccccaaaccccccccctaACCGAGGCTCTTCTTGCAGGAGGCGCCGTTTCTCCGGGTCCCCTCGGGGAAATGCCTCTCCCAGTAGGacccagtgcctccccagtaGGAATCTGTGGGGTGGCTGCACGGCTCGCCGCCTCCTGCACCTGACCGCGGCGGTCCCGCAGACAagttattccccccccccaaagaaatCGGGGTGAAAACTCAGAGCCAAGCTCGGAGGCGAGGGCGAGGAATTCCCGGCCGGGCTGGCTCGGGGAGGGACGGGGGCTTGCGAGGACGCGGCCGCCCTGCCCAGGAGCCCTCCTTCGTGGGCTGCGCCACCAAAGCCTTCCTCAGCCGGGGTCCTGGCCGTctgggggggcaccgagggggGCAGGAGCCCCCGGAGCATCACCAGGAGATGGGGACACCGCGGTGTCACCCCTCTGGTGGCCCTGTGCCCGCTGCCTGCCAGCGGCTCAGTACTTTTCCAGCTCTGGCCGCCCCAAGCTCCGGCCACGTCCCCTCGAATCCCATCTCCAGCTCGCGTTTTGAGACGGAGCCAAGGGCCCCGAGCACACCTGTCTCGAACTAATTCTGTTTCGGGACACCCTGTTCTCCCCGTTTTCTATAGATCCCATTTACGACGGGGCAGCGCGCGCGTTACTGTAGGTCCCGCGCGAAACAAagctctggggctgctgccagggccCCAAGCCCACCGTGGCCATGCAGCCGGGCTCGAAATCCCCGTTTAATTCCCAGCTTCGCCACGAACCCGGGGCGGTATCACGTCTTCtagctggaaaacaaagctcGGCGAGGGGAGGAAGTGTTCCTCGTGAGCTCGCGCCGCCGACGGGGCaccaacgcccccccccccccccccccctttcatCTCCACGGGGCCACTTCAAAGCTCCCAGCCGGGGAAATATTTGCCTCCGCCGGCTCAGCCCGGGCACGTGGGTGGACAGAAGCATTTGGTGGGGGATGTTAGAGCCTCTGCTCCCTCGTGGCACGCCGGCAGGACACACCCGGCTCCAAGCCGTGCCACGGGAACCCAAGCGCCTGGCACGACGGCCTCGGAGGGGCTGCTTAGGGTCAAAGCCCTACAGCCGCTGCTCCGGGgccatttttccctttcttgtaGGGGAGAGGCTTAGCAGCCAGTCCCTGttccctgtccctgttcctAATTCCTGATCCCAGTCCCTGATCCCAGTCCCTGATCCCAATCCCCGTTCCCTGCCCATCGCCACGCCGCTCACCACGTCTAACTTCAGCCCCCTGCTTTTTCCagggccagaaaaaaaaaaaaaaggaaaactgtgcCGTTTCGCACCGAGGCTGCCGCCACGTGGCAGTTTCTCCTCGGGGACGAGGTCTCCGAGCATCACGGAGCCCGGCACACCCCCGGTTCCTTGAGAGCCGTGCGCCCGTGCCCCCGCCGGGCAGCCCCCGTGGGCCGTGCTCCTCGAGCGATCGCTGCTAGAGATaccggtgggggggggctgaaaaTAGAAATTGCACCAAGCAACGAAAAAGCCCCGAGAAGCTGCTCAGCGAGGCGTggaggcagagctcagccccaAAGCGGGGTGTGGGGTGAATGGGCTGGCACCGGGCAGCGCAGCTCCGGCCCCcggatggggatggggaaagtgatggggacagggatggggaacGGGGACAggatagggatggggatggggatggagatgggatggggatgggatggggacgggatggggatggggacaggataGGGACggggatggagatgggatggggatgggatggggacgggatggggatgggatgaggtcagggatagggacagggatggggatgggatggggatggggacgggatggggatggggacaggatagggacagggatggagatgggatggggatgggatggggatggggacactatagggatggggatggagaggggatggggatgggatggggacagggatcgGGATgggcatggggatgggatggggatgggatgaggtcagggatagggacagggatggggacagggccaCAGCACCCCTGCCACCATCCCCCTGGCCACCAGGCCCCTGCAGGTGAGCAGCCGCCGCAGTGAGTCAGGGCTCCCGGGTGCTATTCCTGGCTCGCCACTGACTCATTAAGTTACCTTGGGCAAGCcacttccccttttttttttttttaattttttttttttcagccatctGCAGCAGGGGAAACGCTGCGCGGCCCCTGGGGTGTGCAGaacggggcagggggggcaccAACGAGGTTTGTGGGAGCAGCAGGGTGGGGAGCAGCCCTGTGTCGGGTGCTGGGGCACCCTGCGCCCTGCTCGGGGCACCCTGCTCGGGGCACCCTGCTCCGGCTCACCCCAGCATCCACGCCGG from Anser cygnoides isolate HZ-2024a breed goose chromosome 26, Taihu_goose_T2T_genome, whole genome shotgun sequence includes these protein-coding regions:
- the CCAR2 gene encoding cell cycle and apoptosis regulator protein 2 isoform X3; translated protein: MAQFKRQPPPPRPPGGPFPGPPHSSSLLGPPPGLLTPRVPAELLQGARHLQVGEKQRVFIGVVSSLHDYFGVVDEEVFFQLSVVKGRVPQIGEKVLVKAAYSPGQAVPWNALKVQTLSNQPLLKAPAPLLHAASLGQKQGILGAQPQLLFQPHHAPPLCPQKPVNFFPSPPSIPLSHLGRQPGRGAKGRSDAGRRDDSDSKKRKQKGAEPWAVKKPRHDVPQYRVHLAPYAPDSPSCDAMEVLRRYCSIPLPGGFYDIRLRWLDAFPLEQPLSLRHRSRILVADPDEVPEPQGGAEQDPTPHDADPAFSAKVLLLSSPGLEEFYRTCLLCVDEASEQREAPEHPTKQIKFLLGRKEDEAVLIGGEWSPLLDGPDPEADPVVLVRTAVRCTRAQAGLDLSGCTKWVRFAEFRYLREGDASRREVVVVFLPDVWGCMPSLEEWEASGQLREEKGTSLPPSPEDTAMTEAPEQHTDPTDPSLEPEAPTAPRDLALIARPPSAGQQGQAACSNISLYTLLEYRRRREKLSFEVAVVAELFQEMLQRDFGYKLYKALLALPEKEELLENKNPEAEREPKTAREVAPGAARAEEEAEQPPPKEEAEEPMGNEVAAAGGEQERSKSEGRAEPDELCALSLEGSLLLLREEEEEELGAKLEEAEVRSDASNRSEPELSLLQDVPKELHPGTALPLDALLAFVYFDLNFCGYLHRRDLEKILLTLGLRLCKEQAKRLVNRVVTQSLCHYRNLRYSRHEDPEPPGPDSVGEGEPPGNLPLLPPAPPEVPPCPKLGLVSQGGTVLNVGKLLEKAQQAESSRLYLEGKIHALEAKLEESQLRVAATEASNRALVTKLQDLQRRLDEAEERAREAGRQKLRLGRLLQESRKRLAPLQLELQAIIEKTSTCLEEEPASSS
- the CCAR2 gene encoding cell cycle and apoptosis regulator protein 2 isoform X1 — its product is MAQFKRQPPPPRPPGGPFPGPPHSSSLLGPPPGLLTPRVPAELLQGARHLQVGEKQRVFIGVVSSLHDYFGVVDEEVFFQLSVVKGRVPQIGEKVLVKAAYSPGQAVPWNALKVQTLSNQPLLKAPAPLLHAASLGQKQGILGAQPQLLFQPHHAPPLCPQKPVNFFPSPPSIPLSHLGRQPGRGAKGRSDAGRRDDSDSKKRKQKGAEPWAVKKPRHDVPQYRVHLAPYAPDSPSCDAMEVLRRYCSIPLPGGFYDIRLRWLDAFPLEQPLSLRHRSRILVADPDEVPEPQGGAEQDPTPHDADPAFSAKVLLLSSPGLEEFYRTCLLCVDEASEQREAPEHPTKQIKFLLGRKEDEAVLIGGEWSPLLDGPDPEADPVVLVRTAVRCTRAQAGLDLSGCTKWVRFAEFRYLREGDASRREVVVVFLPDVWGCMPSLEEWEASGQLREEKGTSLPPSPEDTAMQTEAPEQHTDPTDPSLEPEAPTAPRDLALIARPPSAGQQGQAACSNISLYTLLEYRRRREKLSFEVAVVAELFQEMLQRDFGYKLYKALLALPEKEELLENKNPEAEREPKTAREVAPGAARAEEEAEQPPPKEEAEEPMGNEVAAAGGEQERSKSEGRAEPDELCALSLEGSLLLLREEEEEELGAKLEEAEVRSDASNRSEPELSLLQDVPKELHPGTALPLDALLAFVYFDLNFCGYLHRRDLEKILLTLGLRLCKEQAKRLVNRVVTQSLCHYRNLRYSRHEDPEPPGPDSVGEGEPPGNLPLLPPAPPEVPPCPKLGLVSQGGTVLNVGKLLEKAQQAESSRLYLEGKIHALEAKLEESQLRVAATEASNRALVTKLQDLQRRLDEAEERAREAGRQKLRLGRLLQESRKRLAPLQLELQAIIEKTSTCLEEEPASSS
- the CCAR2 gene encoding cell cycle and apoptosis regulator protein 2 isoform X2, translating into MAQFKRQPPPPRPPGGPFPGPPHSSSLLGPPPGLLTPRVPAELLQGARHLQVGEKQRVFIGVVSSLHDYFGVVDEEVFFQLSVVKGRVPQIGEKVLVKAAYSPGQAVPWNALKVQTLSNQPLLKAPAPLLHAASLGQKQGILGAQPQLLFQPHHAPPLCPQKLNFFPSPPSIPLSHLGRQPGRGAKGRSDAGRRDDSDSKKRKQKGAEPWAVKKPRHDVPQYRVHLAPYAPDSPSCDAMEVLRRYCSIPLPGGFYDIRLRWLDAFPLEQPLSLRHRSRILVADPDEVPEPQGGAEQDPTPHDADPAFSAKVLLLSSPGLEEFYRTCLLCVDEASEQREAPEHPTKQIKFLLGRKEDEAVLIGGEWSPLLDGPDPEADPVVLVRTAVRCTRAQAGLDLSGCTKWVRFAEFRYLREGDASRREVVVVFLPDVWGCMPSLEEWEASGQLREEKGTSLPPSPEDTAMQTEAPEQHTDPTDPSLEPEAPTAPRDLALIARPPSAGQQGQAACSNISLYTLLEYRRRREKLSFEVAVVAELFQEMLQRDFGYKLYKALLALPEKEELLENKNPEAEREPKTAREVAPGAARAEEEAEQPPPKEEAEEPMGNEVAAAGGEQERSKSEGRAEPDELCALSLEGSLLLLREEEEEELGAKLEEAEVRSDASNRSEPELSLLQDVPKELHPGTALPLDALLAFVYFDLNFCGYLHRRDLEKILLTLGLRLCKEQAKRLVNRVVTQSLCHYRNLRYSRHEDPEPPGPDSVGEGEPPGNLPLLPPAPPEVPPCPKLGLVSQGGTVLNVGKLLEKAQQAESSRLYLEGKIHALEAKLEESQLRVAATEASNRALVTKLQDLQRRLDEAEERAREAGRQKLRLGRLLQESRKRLAPLQLELQAIIEKTSTCLEEEPASSS
- the CCAR2 gene encoding cell cycle and apoptosis regulator protein 2 isoform X4, whose translation is MAQFKRQPPPPRPPGGPFPGPPHSSSLLGPPPGLLTPRVPAELLQGARHLQVGEKQRVFIGVVSSLHDYFGVVDEEVFFQLSVVKGRVPQIGEKVLVKAAYSPGQAVPWNALKVQTLSNQPLLKAPAPLLHAASLGQKQGILGAQPQLLFQPHHAPPLCPQKPVNFFPSPPSIPLSHLGRQPGRGAKGRSDAGRRDDSDSKKRKQKGAEPWAVKKPRHDVPQYRVHLAPYAPDSPSCDAMEVLRRYCSIPLPGGFYDIRLRWLDAFPLEQPLSLRHRSRILVADPDEVPEPQGGAEQDPTPHDADPAFSAKVLLLSSPGLEEFYRTCLLCVDEASEQREAPEHPTKQIKFLLGRKEDEAVLIGGEWSPLLDGPDPEADPVVLVRTAVRCTRAQAGLDLSGCTKWVRFAEFRYLREGDASRREVVVVFLPDVWGCMPSLEEWEASGQLREEKGTSLPPSPEDTAMQTEAPEQHTDPTDPSLEPEAPTAPRDLALIARPPSAGQQGQAACSNISLYTLLEYRRRREKLSFEVAVVAELFQEMLQRDFGYKLYKALLALPEKEELLENKNPEAEREPKTAREVAPGAARAEEEAEQPPPKEEAEEPMGNEVAAAGGEQERSKSEGRAEPDELCALSLEGSLLLLREEEEEELAQGAAPGHCPAPGRPPGLRLLRLEFLRLPPPQGPGEDPPDAGAAPLQGAGEAPGEPGGDPVPVPLPKPSLQPPRGPGAARP